One stretch of Lacrimispora sphenoides DNA includes these proteins:
- a CDS encoding branched-chain amino acid ABC transporter permease — translation MKKNAVSKNKLYTLAALLVIIGLLAFLQANSAQYSYQISILERSAIYAVVAVSMNLLTGFTGLFSLGQAGFMAIGAYTVAILTIPVESRASVYYVNGISPAIANLHCPYWLALIIAGLLAAAMAALIGIPVLRLKSDYLAIATLGFSEIIRAVIAAPQLDKITNGSYGLKSIPGFPNLFTAFGLPALCILLMVLLINSSYGRAFKALREDEVAAQAMGLNLFRYKELAFVISSFFTGVGGGLLAIFMRSIDSKTFSINLTYDILLIVVLGGIGSITGSVIGAFLVTAGREWLRFFDNPLVIGGFEVPLFRSGFRMVIFSILLMMVVLFYRRGIMGSNEFSWEGLGRLIRSIPSRLKRKSKAQKGDNA, via the coding sequence ATGAAGAAAAATGCAGTTTCCAAAAACAAACTTTATACTCTGGCCGCTCTTTTAGTCATCATCGGCCTGCTGGCTTTTTTACAGGCTAATAGCGCCCAGTACAGCTATCAGATCTCCATCCTGGAGCGAAGTGCCATCTACGCAGTGGTTGCCGTTTCCATGAACCTGCTTACCGGCTTTACGGGATTATTCTCCTTAGGCCAGGCCGGTTTTATGGCGATCGGAGCCTATACCGTAGCCATCCTTACCATTCCGGTTGAGAGCAGAGCCAGCGTTTACTATGTAAACGGCATCTCTCCTGCTATCGCGAACTTACACTGCCCTTATTGGCTGGCCTTAATTATCGCAGGACTCCTTGCCGCAGCCATGGCCGCCCTTATCGGCATTCCTGTTCTCCGGTTAAAAAGTGATTATCTGGCTATTGCAACCCTGGGCTTTTCCGAGATCATCCGGGCTGTCATTGCGGCTCCCCAGTTAGACAAGATCACCAACGGTTCTTACGGATTAAAAAGCATTCCCGGGTTTCCTAACCTTTTTACAGCCTTTGGGCTCCCGGCCCTTTGCATCCTTTTAATGGTCCTACTCATTAATTCCTCCTACGGACGCGCATTTAAGGCCCTCCGTGAAGATGAAGTGGCTGCCCAGGCCATGGGACTTAACTTATTCCGTTATAAGGAGCTGGCCTTTGTCATCTCTTCCTTTTTCACAGGCGTAGGCGGAGGGCTTCTGGCCATATTCATGCGCTCCATTGATTCGAAGACTTTTTCCATCAACTTAACCTACGATATCCTGTTAATCGTAGTCCTTGGAGGAATCGGAAGCATTACGGGAAGCGTCATCGGCGCCTTTCTGGTCACTGCGGGAAGGGAATGGCTTCGTTTCTTTGATAATCCGTTGGTTATCGGAGGATTTGAAGTACCACTGTTCCGTTCCGGTTTCCGCATGGTCATCTTTTCTATTTTATTGATGATGGTGGTGCTTTTCTACCGCCGCGGGATCATGGGCAGCAATGAATTTTCCTGGGAGGGGCTTGGTCGGCTTATCCGAAGTATTCCATCCAGGCTGAAGAGAAAAAGCAAAGCACAGAAGGGAGATAACGCATAA
- a CDS encoding branched-chain amino acid ABC transporter permease, protein MSLTTFLQQCLTGISLGGAYALIAIGYTLVYGILRLINFAHGDIFMMAGYFMIFAMASFPWYISIPVVLLVTVLLGVSIERVAYRPLRTAPRMSVMISAIGVSYLLQNLATYLFTALPKGYPEIPFLKKIYQIGGLSASFVTFLTPVLTLVVVYGLITLINKTKIGMAMRAVAKDYDTAALMGIKINRIITITFAIGSLLAAVGSVLYFTDRMTVFPFSGSLPGLKCFVAAVFGGIGSIPGAVIGGFILGLGETALVAMGYSTFSDAFTFVLLIIILLIKPTGLFGEKTTDKV, encoded by the coding sequence ATGAGTCTTACAACCTTTTTACAGCAGTGCCTGACCGGTATCTCCCTGGGCGGCGCTTATGCGCTGATTGCCATTGGTTATACCTTGGTTTACGGTATCCTGCGGCTCATCAACTTCGCCCACGGCGATATCTTCATGATGGCCGGTTATTTTATGATATTTGCCATGGCAAGTTTTCCATGGTACATTTCCATTCCAGTGGTTTTACTGGTCACCGTACTATTAGGCGTATCCATTGAACGGGTGGCTTACCGCCCCTTACGTACCGCACCCAGAATGTCCGTCATGATTTCTGCTATCGGTGTCTCCTACCTTTTGCAGAATCTGGCTACCTATCTGTTCACAGCTCTGCCAAAGGGATATCCGGAAATTCCGTTTCTTAAGAAGATCTACCAGATCGGCGGTCTTTCCGCATCCTTTGTAACATTCTTAACGCCGGTCCTGACACTTGTCGTTGTTTATGGGCTTATCACCCTGATCAATAAGACAAAAATCGGCATGGCCATGCGCGCAGTCGCAAAGGATTATGATACTGCCGCCCTTATGGGAATCAAGATCAACCGCATCATCACCATTACCTTTGCCATTGGCTCCCTTTTAGCCGCCGTCGGCTCCGTGCTTTATTTTACGGACCGAATGACCGTATTCCCGTTCTCCGGCTCCCTGCCTGGCTTAAAATGCTTTGTTGCCGCAGTATTCGGCGGTATCGGCAGCATTCCAGGCGCCGTGATCGGAGGCTTTATCCTTGGCCTTGGCGAAACCGCCCTGGTAGCTATGGGATATTCCACCTTCAGCGACGCATTTACCTTTGTTCTGCTAATCATCATTCTCCTGATCAAGCCTACTGGACTGTTCGGCGAGAAGACGACCGATAAAGTGTGA
- a CDS encoding ABC transporter substrate-binding protein, with amino-acid sequence MKLKKVFAITLAACLSASMVAGCSTGSSSSASGGEKVVKIGVFEPTTGENGGGGFQELLGMRYAKQTHPTVKIGGEEYKVELVEVDNKSDKTEAVNAAQKLVSEKVSVVLGSYGSGVSIAAGQIFADAKIPAIGASCTNPQVTQGNDFYFRVCFLDPFQGTVMANYANDNGAKTAAVITQLGDDYSSGLGSFFKTAFTGLGGNIVSEEQFQTNQTDFKAILTNIKAQNPDIIFAPSSITTAPLIIKQARELGITATIAAGDTWENSTIIENAGSSAQGVVLSTFFDEAEPANEEAAAFISGFKAYLKENKQDEIIPAVSALGYDSYLCALKAIETAGSTDGTAIRDALKGVSIDGVTGSISFDENGDAKKDMAFIKTIENGKFKFLTTTTVK; translated from the coding sequence ATGAAATTGAAAAAAGTATTTGCAATCACTCTTGCAGCATGTTTGAGCGCCAGCATGGTCGCCGGCTGCAGCACTGGTTCCTCGTCTTCTGCCTCTGGCGGCGAAAAGGTCGTTAAGATCGGCGTGTTCGAACCTACTACCGGAGAAAACGGAGGGGGTGGGTTCCAGGAGCTCCTGGGAATGCGCTATGCAAAGCAGACCCATCCAACGGTTAAAATCGGAGGGGAAGAATACAAGGTGGAACTGGTGGAAGTGGATAACAAATCCGATAAAACGGAAGCAGTCAACGCTGCACAGAAGCTTGTGAGCGAAAAGGTTTCCGTTGTGCTTGGAAGCTATGGTTCCGGTGTTTCCATTGCAGCAGGACAGATATTTGCAGATGCCAAAATTCCTGCCATAGGCGCCTCCTGTACCAACCCTCAGGTAACCCAGGGAAATGATTTCTATTTCCGGGTATGTTTCCTGGATCCGTTCCAGGGTACGGTCATGGCCAACTACGCCAATGACAACGGGGCAAAGACGGCTGCCGTCATCACCCAGTTAGGAGATGATTATTCCTCCGGCCTTGGATCCTTCTTCAAAACAGCATTCACAGGCTTAGGCGGCAATATTGTCAGCGAAGAACAGTTCCAGACCAATCAGACCGATTTTAAGGCAATCCTTACAAACATCAAGGCTCAGAATCCTGATATCATTTTTGCACCATCTTCCATTACTACGGCTCCTCTTATCATCAAGCAGGCCCGTGAACTTGGAATTACAGCTACCATCGCTGCCGGTGATACCTGGGAGAACTCCACAATCATCGAAAATGCAGGCAGCTCTGCACAAGGCGTTGTCCTTTCTACCTTCTTTGACGAAGCAGAACCAGCCAACGAGGAGGCTGCTGCCTTTATCTCCGGCTTTAAGGCTTACTTAAAGGAAAATAAGCAGGACGAAATCATCCCGGCTGTATCTGCACTCGGCTATGATTCTTATCTCTGCGCATTAAAGGCCATTGAAACCGCTGGCTCCACAGACGGCACCGCAATCCGTGATGCATTAAAGGGCGTATCCATTGACGGCGTTACCGGAAGCATATCCTTTGATGAAAATGGAGATGCCAAGAAAGACATGGCGTTCATAAAGACCATTGAAAACGGAAAATTTAAATTCTTAACGACTACTACGGTTAAATAA